Proteins encoded within one genomic window of Episyrphus balteatus chromosome 1, idEpiBalt1.1, whole genome shotgun sequence:
- the LOC129907501 gene encoding facilitated trehalose transporter Tret1-2 homolog isoform X3, with translation MAKINHELETEKLNPNHKVYNPLSISIEEIQQQSSEQKPLGLRGNAVFRQFLMVFIANLCILAPAAGLGYPSVTLIQLTDPKEPFYLNPSEASWFASINAIACPVGGILNAYLLDKLGRKPTLFVINITSILSWGLMGSSYYTNWHLKFAQMIVARFIIGIASGLSSSAVSVYSAEICHPNFRGRLTLGSSAATATGIFAMFTLGHFIRGDWRLLAQIACGYSVFTLILTFLIPESPTWLIVKDRLEESRKSLRFFRDAPYSTEFEHEFSVLQKSLALADGEHTPHFWEAIRAPEVYKPLLIMIGFFACQQFSGIFVVVVYAVQISIEAGVTIDPILCAMLVAFIRVPTTFAVGLVLDRWGRRPPAMFSGLGMGICMFILAASVWFPIIGTVPHLPVICICMYIVTSTLGLMTLPFSMIGEVFPQRMRGTAAGITISCNYTLSFLCVKLFPNMVSSMGKANVFAFYGTAAFLAIVYIYMFLPETKGKTLFEISEEFKGSSSKKKIPLMVDIEMKEEKQRGY, from the exons ATGGCTAAGATAAACCATGAATTAGAAACTGAAAAATTGAATCCTAATCATAAAGTATACAATCCATTGTCAATTAGTATTGAAGAAATACAACAACAGTCATCGGAACAAAAGCCTTTGGGATTACGTGGAAATGCAGTTTTTAGACAG tttctcATGGTTTTCATAGCCAATCTATGCATTTTAGCACCTGCCGCAGGCTTGGGCTATCCATCAGTAACTCTTATACAACTAACCGATCCCAAAGAGCCATTTTATCTAAATCCAAGTGAAGCTTCTTGGTTTG CATCAATCAATGCAATTGCCTGTCCTGTGGGTGGTATTCTCAATGCCTACCTTCTCGATAAACTAGGTCGAAAGCCTACCCTTTTCGTCATAAACATAACTTCTATTCTGTCATGGGGTTTAATGGGCAGCTCTTACTACACAAATTGGCACCTAAAATTTGCTCAGATGATAGTTGCAAGGTTTATAATTG GTATAGCTTCGGGGTTATCAAGTTCAGCGGTAAGTGTTTACTCCGCAGAGATATGTCATCCGAACTTTCGTGGACGTCTCACACTCGGCTCATCGGCTGCAACTGCAACTGGTATCTTTGCCATGTTCACTCTTGGACACTTTATAAGG GGTGACTGGAGGTTATTGGCTCAAATAGCATGTGGCTATTCGGTCTTTACATTGATACTGACGTTCTTGATACCAGAATCACCAACATGGTTAATTGTCAAAGATCGTTTAGAGGAATCAAGAAAGTCCCTTCGATTCTTCAGAG atGCCCCCTATTCCACCGAATTCGAACACGAGTTCAGTGTTCTTCAAAAGTCACTCGCCCTAGCCGACGGCGAACACACACCCCATTTCTGGGAAGCTATCCGAGCACCAGAAGTTTACAAACCTCTCCTCATAATGATTGGATTCTTTGCGTGTCAACAATTTTCCGGAATCTTTGTTGTTGTCGTCTATGCCGTCCAAATATCCATTGAAGCTGGCGTCACCATTGACCCGATCCTTTGCGCCATGCTAGTTGCATTTATCCGAGTCCCGACCACCTTTGCAGTTGGCCTAGTTTTGGATCGTTGGGGACGACGTCCACCGGCAATGTTCTCTGGCCTTGGCATGGGCATTTGTATGTTCATTTTGGCGGCATCCGTATGGTTCCCGATAATCGGAACGGTGCCGCATTTGCCAGTGATATGCATTTGCATGTACATTGTTACCAGCACTCTCGGCCTGATGACATTGCCTTTCTCGATGATTGGTGAAGTGTTTCCTCAGAGGATGAGAGGCACAGCAGCAGGGATAACAATAAGTTGCAACTATACGTTGTCGTTTTTGTGTGTGAAGCTGTTTCCGAATATGGTTAGTTCGATGGGGAAGGCAAATGTGTTTGCGTTTTATGGGACAGCTGCATTTCTAGCTATCGTgtatatttatatgtttttgccGGAAACAAAGGGAAAGACTTTGTTTGAGATATCAGAAGAGTTCAAAGGATCatcaagtaaaaagaaaattccTTTGATGGTGGATATTGAAATGAAAGAGGAAAAACAGCGTGGGTATTGA
- the LOC129907501 gene encoding facilitated trehalose transporter Tret1-2 homolog isoform X2 codes for MAKINHELETEKLNPNHKVYNPLSISIEEIQQQSSEQKPLGLRGNAVFRQFLMVFIANLCILAPAAGLGYPSVTLIQLTDPKEPFYLNPSEASWFASINAIACPVGGILNAYLLDKLGRKPTLFVINITSILSWGLMGSSYYTNWHLKFAQMIVARFIIGIASGLSSSAVSVYSAEICHPNFRGRLTLGSSAATATGIFAMFTLGHFIRGDWRLLAQIACGYSVFTLILTFLIPESPTWLIVKDRLEESRKSLRFFRGLRNAPYSTEFEHEFSVLQKSLALADGEHTPHFWEAIRAPEVYKPLLIMIGFFACQQFSGIFVVVVYAVQISIEAGVTIDPILCAMLVAFIRVPTTFAVGLVLDRWGRRPPAMFSGLGMGICMFILAASVWFPIIGTVPHLPVICICMYIVTSTLGLMTLPFSMIGEVFPQRMRGTAAGITISCNYTLSFLCVKLFPNMVSSMGKANVFAFYGTAAFLAIVYIYMFLPETKGKTLFEISEEFKGSSSKKKIPLMVDIEMKEEKQRGY; via the exons ATGGCTAAGATAAACCATGAATTAGAAACTGAAAAATTGAATCCTAATCATAAAGTATACAATCCATTGTCAATTAGTATTGAAGAAATACAACAACAGTCATCGGAACAAAAGCCTTTGGGATTACGTGGAAATGCAGTTTTTAGACAG tttctcATGGTTTTCATAGCCAATCTATGCATTTTAGCACCTGCCGCAGGCTTGGGCTATCCATCAGTAACTCTTATACAACTAACCGATCCCAAAGAGCCATTTTATCTAAATCCAAGTGAAGCTTCTTGGTTTG CATCAATCAATGCAATTGCCTGTCCTGTGGGTGGTATTCTCAATGCCTACCTTCTCGATAAACTAGGTCGAAAGCCTACCCTTTTCGTCATAAACATAACTTCTATTCTGTCATGGGGTTTAATGGGCAGCTCTTACTACACAAATTGGCACCTAAAATTTGCTCAGATGATAGTTGCAAGGTTTATAATTG GTATAGCTTCGGGGTTATCAAGTTCAGCGGTAAGTGTTTACTCCGCAGAGATATGTCATCCGAACTTTCGTGGACGTCTCACACTCGGCTCATCGGCTGCAACTGCAACTGGTATCTTTGCCATGTTCACTCTTGGACACTTTATAAGG GGTGACTGGAGGTTATTGGCTCAAATAGCATGTGGCTATTCGGTCTTTACATTGATACTGACGTTCTTGATACCAGAATCACCAACATGGTTAATTGTCAAAGATCGTTTAGAGGAATCAAGAAAGTCCCTTCGATTCTTCAGAGGTCTAAGGA atGCCCCCTATTCCACCGAATTCGAACACGAGTTCAGTGTTCTTCAAAAGTCACTCGCCCTAGCCGACGGCGAACACACACCCCATTTCTGGGAAGCTATCCGAGCACCAGAAGTTTACAAACCTCTCCTCATAATGATTGGATTCTTTGCGTGTCAACAATTTTCCGGAATCTTTGTTGTTGTCGTCTATGCCGTCCAAATATCCATTGAAGCTGGCGTCACCATTGACCCGATCCTTTGCGCCATGCTAGTTGCATTTATCCGAGTCCCGACCACCTTTGCAGTTGGCCTAGTTTTGGATCGTTGGGGACGACGTCCACCGGCAATGTTCTCTGGCCTTGGCATGGGCATTTGTATGTTCATTTTGGCGGCATCCGTATGGTTCCCGATAATCGGAACGGTGCCGCATTTGCCAGTGATATGCATTTGCATGTACATTGTTACCAGCACTCTCGGCCTGATGACATTGCCTTTCTCGATGATTGGTGAAGTGTTTCCTCAGAGGATGAGAGGCACAGCAGCAGGGATAACAATAAGTTGCAACTATACGTTGTCGTTTTTGTGTGTGAAGCTGTTTCCGAATATGGTTAGTTCGATGGGGAAGGCAAATGTGTTTGCGTTTTATGGGACAGCTGCATTTCTAGCTATCGTgtatatttatatgtttttgccGGAAACAAAGGGAAAGACTTTGTTTGAGATATCAGAAGAGTTCAAAGGATCatcaagtaaaaagaaaattccTTTGATGGTGGATATTGAAATGAAAGAGGAAAAACAGCGTGGGTATTGA
- the LOC129907501 gene encoding facilitated trehalose transporter Tret1-2 homolog isoform X1, with amino-acid sequence MAKINHELETEKLNPNHKVYNPLSISIEEIQQQSSEQKPLGLRGNAVFRQFLMVFIANLCILAPAAGLGYPSVTLIQLTDPKEPFYLNPSEASWFASINAIACPVGGILNAYLLDKLGRKPTLFVINITSILSWGLMGSSYYTNWHLKFAQMIVARFIIGIASGLSSSAVSVYSAEICHPNFRGRLTLGSSAATATGIFAMFTLGHFIRGDWRLLAQIACGYSVFTLILTFLIPESPTWLIVKDRLEESRKSLRFFRGLRSKNAPYSTEFEHEFSVLQKSLALADGEHTPHFWEAIRAPEVYKPLLIMIGFFACQQFSGIFVVVVYAVQISIEAGVTIDPILCAMLVAFIRVPTTFAVGLVLDRWGRRPPAMFSGLGMGICMFILAASVWFPIIGTVPHLPVICICMYIVTSTLGLMTLPFSMIGEVFPQRMRGTAAGITISCNYTLSFLCVKLFPNMVSSMGKANVFAFYGTAAFLAIVYIYMFLPETKGKTLFEISEEFKGSSSKKKIPLMVDIEMKEEKQRGY; translated from the exons ATGGCTAAGATAAACCATGAATTAGAAACTGAAAAATTGAATCCTAATCATAAAGTATACAATCCATTGTCAATTAGTATTGAAGAAATACAACAACAGTCATCGGAACAAAAGCCTTTGGGATTACGTGGAAATGCAGTTTTTAGACAG tttctcATGGTTTTCATAGCCAATCTATGCATTTTAGCACCTGCCGCAGGCTTGGGCTATCCATCAGTAACTCTTATACAACTAACCGATCCCAAAGAGCCATTTTATCTAAATCCAAGTGAAGCTTCTTGGTTTG CATCAATCAATGCAATTGCCTGTCCTGTGGGTGGTATTCTCAATGCCTACCTTCTCGATAAACTAGGTCGAAAGCCTACCCTTTTCGTCATAAACATAACTTCTATTCTGTCATGGGGTTTAATGGGCAGCTCTTACTACACAAATTGGCACCTAAAATTTGCTCAGATGATAGTTGCAAGGTTTATAATTG GTATAGCTTCGGGGTTATCAAGTTCAGCGGTAAGTGTTTACTCCGCAGAGATATGTCATCCGAACTTTCGTGGACGTCTCACACTCGGCTCATCGGCTGCAACTGCAACTGGTATCTTTGCCATGTTCACTCTTGGACACTTTATAAGG GGTGACTGGAGGTTATTGGCTCAAATAGCATGTGGCTATTCGGTCTTTACATTGATACTGACGTTCTTGATACCAGAATCACCAACATGGTTAATTGTCAAAGATCGTTTAGAGGAATCAAGAAAGTCCCTTCGATTCTTCAGAGGTCTAAGGAGTAAAA atGCCCCCTATTCCACCGAATTCGAACACGAGTTCAGTGTTCTTCAAAAGTCACTCGCCCTAGCCGACGGCGAACACACACCCCATTTCTGGGAAGCTATCCGAGCACCAGAAGTTTACAAACCTCTCCTCATAATGATTGGATTCTTTGCGTGTCAACAATTTTCCGGAATCTTTGTTGTTGTCGTCTATGCCGTCCAAATATCCATTGAAGCTGGCGTCACCATTGACCCGATCCTTTGCGCCATGCTAGTTGCATTTATCCGAGTCCCGACCACCTTTGCAGTTGGCCTAGTTTTGGATCGTTGGGGACGACGTCCACCGGCAATGTTCTCTGGCCTTGGCATGGGCATTTGTATGTTCATTTTGGCGGCATCCGTATGGTTCCCGATAATCGGAACGGTGCCGCATTTGCCAGTGATATGCATTTGCATGTACATTGTTACCAGCACTCTCGGCCTGATGACATTGCCTTTCTCGATGATTGGTGAAGTGTTTCCTCAGAGGATGAGAGGCACAGCAGCAGGGATAACAATAAGTTGCAACTATACGTTGTCGTTTTTGTGTGTGAAGCTGTTTCCGAATATGGTTAGTTCGATGGGGAAGGCAAATGTGTTTGCGTTTTATGGGACAGCTGCATTTCTAGCTATCGTgtatatttatatgtttttgccGGAAACAAAGGGAAAGACTTTGTTTGAGATATCAGAAGAGTTCAAAGGATCatcaagtaaaaagaaaattccTTTGATGGTGGATATTGAAATGAAAGAGGAAAAACAGCGTGGGTATTGA